In Pseudomonas saudiphocaensis, one DNA window encodes the following:
- the miaA gene encoding tRNA (adenosine(37)-N6)-dimethylallyltransferase MiaA: protein MPQLPPAIFLMGPTAAGKTDLALELARELPCELVSVDSALVYRGMDIGTAKPSAEVLSEFPHRLIDIRDPAESYSAAEFVADALAAMAEITAAGRIPLLVGGTMLYYKALLEGLADMPAADPEVRAELEKLASEQGLAELHRLLAEVDPESAARIHANDPQRLVRALEVYRVSGLSMTEHRTRQRLQKAGGGTPDTDVLPYTVAQMAIAPAQRQVLHRRIEQRFVQMVEHGLVEEVEALRGRADLHAELPSMRAVGYRQVWSYLDGEYSRDEMVQRGIIATRQLAKRQLTWLRGWEGIHWLETSACDNLPRALKYLNGLTILS, encoded by the coding sequence ATGCCCCAGCTCCCCCCTGCCATCTTTCTCATGGGTCCTACCGCGGCCGGCAAGACCGACCTGGCGCTGGAGCTTGCCCGCGAGTTGCCGTGCGAGCTGGTAAGCGTCGATTCGGCGCTGGTCTATCGCGGCATGGATATCGGTACGGCGAAGCCTTCAGCCGAGGTGCTGAGCGAGTTTCCACATCGGCTGATCGATATCCGCGACCCGGCTGAGAGCTATTCGGCTGCCGAGTTTGTTGCTGATGCACTCGCAGCCATGGCGGAAATCACCGCTGCGGGGCGAATCCCGCTGCTGGTCGGCGGCACCATGTTGTATTACAAGGCGTTGCTCGAAGGGCTGGCCGACATGCCTGCGGCAGATCCAGAGGTGCGTGCCGAACTGGAGAAGCTGGCGAGCGAACAGGGCCTGGCCGAGTTGCATCGGCTGCTGGCAGAGGTCGATCCCGAGTCAGCTGCAAGGATTCATGCCAACGATCCGCAGCGTCTTGTCAGGGCGCTGGAGGTCTACCGAGTCAGCGGGTTGAGCATGACCGAACACCGCACCCGACAAAGGTTGCAAAAAGCCGGAGGCGGCACGCCAGACACTGATGTCTTGCCTTATACTGTCGCGCAAATGGCCATTGCGCCTGCTCAGCGGCAGGTCTTGCATCGGCGTATTGAACAGCGTTTCGTGCAAATGGTTGAACACGGCTTGGTCGAGGAGGTCGAAGCCCTTCGGGGACGAGCTGACCTGCATGCCGAGTTGCCTTCCATGCGTGCCGTAGGTTACCGACAGGTCTGGAGTTATCTGGACGGCGAGTACTCCAGGGACGAGATGGTCCAGCGTGGCATTATCGCTACCCGGCAGTTGGCCAAACGCCAATTAACCTGGTTGCGAGGCTGGGAGGGCATACATTGGCTGGAGACTTCAGCCTGTGACAATCTGCCGCGAGCATTGAAATACTTGAATGGGCTCACCATATTGAGCTGA
- the hflK gene encoding FtsH protease activity modulator HflK, whose amino-acid sequence MAWNEPGGNSNNQDPWGSGGGGRRGGGGGDQKGPPDLDEAFRKLQDSLNGMFGKGKGGNGSSSSGGGGRRGGFMLVWVGLVVLLAIWLSSAIYIVDEQEQAVVLRLGKYHETVGPGLNIYFPPFDRKFQANVTRERSYSKQGQMLTEDENIIEVPLTVQYKISNLQSFVLNVDNPEASLQHATDSAVRHVVGSTAMDQVLTEGREAMAGEVKERLQRFLDNYGTGIIVTQVNLQSAAAPREVQEAFDDVIRAREDEQREKNQAESYANGVIPEARGQAQRMLEEAAGYRDAVISRAQGEADRFTKLVAEYRKAPEVTRERLYIETIQEVMGNTSKVLITGESGQNNLLYLPLDKMINSRSGAERSSTANAAPASTQSTRLPPELDPREMRTREAR is encoded by the coding sequence ATGGCTTGGAATGAGCCGGGTGGCAACTCGAATAACCAGGATCCCTGGGGCAGTGGTGGCGGTGGTCGTCGCGGCGGTGGTGGTGGCGATCAGAAAGGTCCACCGGATCTGGATGAGGCTTTCCGTAAGCTGCAGGACAGCCTTAATGGCATGTTCGGCAAAGGAAAAGGTGGTAACGGTTCGTCGTCTTCAGGCGGCGGTGGCCGTCGCGGTGGTTTCATGCTGGTATGGGTTGGCCTGGTGGTTTTGCTGGCGATCTGGCTGTCCAGTGCGATCTACATCGTGGACGAGCAGGAGCAGGCGGTGGTCCTGCGTCTTGGCAAATATCACGAAACCGTCGGTCCGGGTCTGAACATCTATTTCCCGCCCTTCGATCGCAAGTTCCAGGCCAACGTCACCCGCGAGCGCTCCTACAGCAAGCAGGGGCAGATGCTGACCGAGGACGAGAACATCATCGAAGTGCCGCTGACCGTTCAGTACAAGATCAGCAACTTGCAGTCCTTCGTGCTCAACGTCGATAATCCTGAAGCTTCGCTGCAGCACGCCACCGACAGTGCCGTGCGCCACGTGGTGGGTTCCACGGCGATGGACCAGGTCTTGACCGAGGGTCGTGAAGCCATGGCCGGCGAGGTCAAGGAGCGTCTGCAGCGCTTCCTCGACAACTACGGCACCGGCATCATCGTGACTCAGGTCAACCTGCAGAGTGCGGCTGCGCCGCGCGAAGTCCAGGAAGCCTTTGATGACGTGATTCGTGCTCGTGAAGATGAGCAGCGCGAGAAGAACCAGGCTGAATCCTACGCCAATGGGGTAATTCCCGAGGCGCGTGGTCAGGCCCAGCGGATGCTTGAAGAGGCCGCCGGTTATCGCGATGCGGTGATCTCTCGCGCCCAGGGTGAGGCGGATCGCTTCACCAAGCTGGTGGCCGAGTATCGCAAGGCGCCGGAGGTGACACGCGAGCGTCTGTACATCGAAACGATTCAGGAAGTCATGGGTAATACCAGCAAGGTTCTCATCACTGGCGAGAGTGGGCAGAACAACCTGCTCTATCTGCCGCTGGACAAGATGATCAACAGCCGCAGTGGTGCAGAGCGCTCCTCTACTGCAAACGCAGCCCCGGCATCGACCCAGTCCACGCGCCTGCCGCCGGAACTCGATCCGCGTGAGATGCGTACAAGGGAGGCCCGTTAA
- the mutL gene encoding DNA mismatch repair endonuclease MutL: MSEASRIQLLTPRLANQIAAGEVVERPASVIKELLENSLDSGARRIEVDVEQGGVKLLRVRDDGSGIAAEDLPLALARHATSKIRELEDLERVMSLGFRGEALASISSVSRLTLTSRTADAAEAWQVETEGRDMEARVQPAAHPVGTSVEVRDLFFNTPARRKFLRTEKTEFDHLQEVVKRLALARFDVAFHLRHNGKAVLSLHQAEDNAARARRVAAVCGAAFLEQALPIEVERNGLHLWGWVGLPTFSRSQADLQYFYVNGRMVRDKLVVHAVRQAYRDVLYNGRHPTFVLFLDVDPAVVDVNVHPTKHEVRFRESRMVHDFLYGTLHRAIGEVRPENQLAAPAGVAPITQISGHAAGEFAGQNEMSLAASVSERSQTEMPAWRGSGAGYQAPRPMPSGNTAEMQGAYREFFTPLAEADTPVLPESADDVPPLGYALAQLKGIYILAENAQGLVLVDMHAAHERITYERLKTAMASEGLRGQPLLVPESLAVSQREADCAEEHALWFSKLGFELQRLGPETLAIRQTPALLKQAEATRLVCDVLADLLEYGSSDRIQAHLNELLATMACHGAVRANRRLTLPEMNSLLRDMEQTERSGQCNHGRPTWTQLGMADLDKLFLRGR; encoded by the coding sequence ATGAGTGAAGCTTCACGCATCCAGCTGCTGACACCGCGGCTGGCGAACCAGATTGCCGCCGGTGAGGTGGTCGAGCGCCCGGCGTCGGTGATCAAGGAGCTGCTGGAGAACAGTCTGGACTCGGGCGCCCGGCGCATCGAGGTGGATGTCGAGCAGGGTGGCGTGAAGCTGCTGCGCGTGCGCGACGATGGCAGCGGGATTGCCGCCGAGGACCTGCCGCTAGCGCTCGCCCGTCATGCCACCAGCAAGATTCGCGAACTGGAAGACCTCGAGCGTGTGATGAGCCTTGGCTTCCGCGGCGAAGCGCTGGCCTCGATCAGCTCGGTATCGCGCCTGACCCTGACCTCGCGCACGGCTGACGCGGCTGAAGCCTGGCAGGTTGAAACCGAGGGGCGGGATATGGAAGCGCGGGTGCAGCCTGCCGCGCATCCGGTGGGTACATCGGTAGAAGTTCGCGACCTGTTCTTCAATACCCCGGCGCGGCGCAAGTTTCTGCGTACCGAAAAAACCGAATTCGACCACCTGCAGGAGGTCGTCAAGCGCTTGGCGTTGGCCCGCTTCGATGTCGCCTTCCATCTGCGCCATAACGGCAAGGCAGTGTTGTCGCTGCATCAGGCCGAAGACAATGCCGCGCGTGCGCGGCGTGTGGCTGCGGTGTGCGGGGCTGCGTTTCTGGAGCAGGCGCTGCCCATCGAAGTCGAACGTAATGGTCTGCATCTCTGGGGCTGGGTGGGTTTGCCGACCTTTAGTCGCAGCCAGGCAGATTTGCAGTATTTCTACGTCAACGGGCGAATGGTGCGCGACAAGCTGGTGGTCCATGCGGTGCGCCAGGCGTACCGAGATGTACTGTACAATGGCCGTCACCCGACGTTCGTACTGTTCCTTGATGTCGATCCGGCGGTGGTGGACGTCAACGTCCATCCGACCAAGCACGAAGTACGTTTTCGTGAAAGCCGCATGGTTCACGACTTCCTCTACGGCACCCTGCATCGTGCCATCGGAGAGGTGCGCCCCGAGAATCAGCTGGCGGCACCTGCCGGTGTGGCACCGATTACCCAGATCAGCGGCCACGCAGCGGGTGAGTTCGCGGGGCAGAACGAGATGAGCTTGGCCGCCAGTGTCAGCGAAAGGTCGCAAACCGAGATGCCGGCCTGGCGCGGGAGTGGAGCCGGCTATCAGGCGCCGCGCCCGATGCCTTCGGGCAATACGGCTGAAATGCAGGGTGCCTATCGCGAGTTCTTTACGCCGTTGGCCGAGGCAGACACGCCAGTGTTGCCTGAGTCTGCCGACGACGTGCCGCCGCTGGGCTACGCCCTGGCACAACTCAAGGGCATCTATATCCTGGCCGAAAATGCCCAGGGGCTGGTGCTGGTGGACATGCATGCGGCCCATGAGCGCATCACCTATGAGCGCTTGAAAACCGCCATGGCCAGTGAGGGGCTGCGTGGTCAGCCGCTGCTGGTACCCGAGTCGCTCGCCGTGAGTCAGCGCGAAGCCGATTGCGCCGAGGAGCACGCACTGTGGTTCTCGAAACTCGGTTTTGAGCTGCAGCGGCTGGGACCTGAAACCCTGGCCATCCGCCAGACGCCGGCGCTGCTCAAACAGGCCGAGGCTACTCGGCTGGTGTGCGATGTGCTGGCCGACCTGCTCGAGTACGGCAGCAGCGACCGCATCCAGGCGCACCTAAACGAGCTGCTGGCAACCATGGCCTGCCATGGCGCGGTGCGGGCCAATCGCCGCCTGACCCTGCCGGAAATGAACAGCCTGCTGCGAGATATGGAACAGACCGAGCGCAGCGGCCAGTGCAACCATGGCCGCCCGACCTGGACGCAGCTGGGAATGGCGGATCTGGACAAGCTGTTCCTGCGCGGGCGATAA
- the hfq gene encoding RNA chaperone Hfq, translated as MSKGHSLQDPYLNTLRKERVPVSIYLVNGIKLQGQIESFDQFVILLKNTVSQMVYKHAISTVVPGRPVRLPAAGDADESESGND; from the coding sequence ATGTCAAAAGGGCATTCGCTACAAGACCCTTACCTGAACACCTTGCGCAAGGAGCGTGTTCCGGTTTCCATCTATCTGGTCAACGGCATCAAGCTGCAGGGTCAGATCGAATCTTTCGACCAGTTCGTCATTCTTCTGAAGAACACCGTCAGCCAGATGGTGTACAAGCATGCCATTTCCACTGTCGTTCCGGGCCGTCCCGTGCGTCTGCCGGCTGCCGGCGATGCTGATGAATCCGAGTCGGGTAACGACTAA
- a CDS encoding ATP phosphoribosyltransferase regulatory subunit, producing MATVDRWLLPDGIEEVLPPEAGRIETARRRVLDLFQCWGYELVITPHVEFLESLLTGAGQDLDLKTFKVIDPLSGRQMGLRADITPQVARVDAHTLRREGPSRLCYAGSVLHAKPQALATSRSPIQLGAELYGDSSTSSDIEVISLMLETLSLADVPNVHMDLGHVGIYRGLACAAGLSGDAEQRLFDALQRKAMDEIAQLTTDVEPVLAGMLRALARLCGGRETLDAAREALAGAPAPVLEALQGLTQIADCLAERYPDLPLYFDLGELRGYHYHTGVVFAVFVPGVGQSIAQGGRYDDIGADFGRARPATGFSTDLKTLVSLGNAELAAPLTGIWAPHDADPALWQAICQLRGQGERVVQALEGQACESALSAGCDRQLVLKEDTWMVAPLAS from the coding sequence ATGGCAACGGTAGACCGCTGGCTCTTGCCAGATGGCATCGAAGAGGTGCTGCCGCCTGAGGCGGGGCGCATCGAAACCGCACGCCGCCGCGTGCTGGATCTTTTCCAGTGCTGGGGCTACGAGTTGGTCATCACTCCGCATGTGGAGTTTCTCGAGTCGCTGCTTACCGGTGCGGGGCAGGACCTCGATCTGAAGACTTTCAAGGTCATTGATCCCCTTTCCGGCAGGCAGATGGGCTTGCGCGCCGACATCACGCCGCAGGTGGCGCGAGTGGATGCCCATACCTTGCGCCGCGAAGGGCCGAGTCGCCTCTGTTATGCCGGCAGCGTGCTGCACGCCAAGCCGCAGGCGCTGGCGACTTCGCGCAGCCCGATCCAGTTGGGCGCAGAGCTCTATGGTGACAGCAGCACATCCAGTGATATCGAGGTCATCAGCCTGATGCTGGAAACCCTCAGTCTTGCCGATGTGCCTAATGTGCACATGGATCTGGGGCATGTGGGTATCTATCGCGGCCTGGCTTGTGCCGCAGGGTTGTCCGGAGATGCCGAGCAGCGTCTGTTCGATGCGCTGCAGCGCAAGGCCATGGACGAAATCGCCCAGCTCACCACGGATGTGGAGCCGGTGCTGGCTGGTATGTTGCGTGCTCTGGCACGCCTGTGTGGTGGTCGCGAGACGCTTGATGCGGCGCGCGAGGCCCTGGCCGGAGCTCCGGCACCGGTGCTCGAGGCGCTGCAGGGGCTAACGCAGATTGCCGACTGCCTTGCTGAGCGCTATCCCGACTTGCCACTGTATTTTGACCTGGGCGAGTTGCGTGGCTACCACTACCACACCGGTGTCGTATTTGCCGTGTTCGTACCTGGCGTTGGACAGTCGATTGCGCAGGGCGGTCGTTATGACGACATTGGCGCAGACTTCGGTCGTGCTCGTCCGGCAACCGGCTTTTCGACAGATCTGAAGACCCTGGTAAGTCTGGGCAATGCCGAGCTCGCCGCGCCTCTGACAGGTATCTGGGCTCCGCACGATGCCGATCCCGCGTTGTGGCAGGCGATCTGCCAATTGCGCGGGCAGGGCGAGCGGGTTGTTCAGGCGCTGGAGGGGCAGGCCTGCGAATCTGCGTTGTCGGCTGGCTGTGATCGTCAGCTGGTACTGAAGGAAGACACCTGGATGGTGGCGCCGCTGGCGTCCTGA
- the hflC gene encoding protease modulator HflC, translated as MSNKSLTALIVGVVAAIVLWNSFYIVSQTERAVLLRFGKIVEPDVKPGLHMKIPYVNSVRKFDARLMTLDSTTSRFLTLEKKALMVDSYAKWRVDDAERFYTATSGMKQIADERLARRLEAALRDQFGKRTLHESVSGQRDELMATVTNSLNRAAQQELGIEVVDVRVKGIDLPREVNRSVFERMSSEREREAREHRAKGKELAEGIRADADRQRRVLLAEAFREAEELRGEGDAQAAAIYAQAYGQDPEFYSFHRSLQAYRDSFSSKEDMLVLDPKSEFFRYLESATAK; from the coding sequence ATGAGTAACAAGTCTCTGACCGCCCTTATCGTGGGTGTGGTAGCGGCGATTGTGCTGTGGAACAGCTTCTATATCGTCTCGCAAACCGAGCGTGCGGTTCTGCTGCGCTTCGGCAAGATCGTCGAGCCCGACGTGAAGCCTGGCCTGCATATGAAGATTCCTTACGTCAACAGCGTGCGCAAGTTCGATGCGCGTCTGATGACACTGGACAGCACTACTTCGCGCTTCCTGACGCTGGAAAAGAAGGCGCTGATGGTCGACTCTTACGCCAAATGGCGTGTGGATGATGCCGAGCGTTTCTATACCGCGACATCGGGCATGAAGCAGATTGCCGACGAGCGTCTGGCTCGCCGTCTGGAAGCGGCTCTGCGTGACCAGTTCGGTAAGCGGACTCTGCATGAGTCCGTGTCGGGCCAGCGTGACGAGCTGATGGCGACCGTCACCAACAGCCTAAACCGCGCGGCGCAGCAAGAGCTGGGCATCGAGGTTGTGGACGTGCGCGTCAAAGGCATCGATCTGCCTCGCGAAGTGAACCGCAGCGTATTCGAGCGTATGAGCTCCGAGCGTGAGCGTGAGGCGCGCGAGCATCGGGCGAAAGGTAAGGAGCTGGCCGAAGGTATTCGGGCGGACGCCGACCGTCAGCGCCGCGTGTTGCTTGCCGAGGCCTTCCGCGAGGCTGAGGAGCTGCGCGGTGAGGGTGATGCGCAGGCTGCGGCGATCTATGCTCAGGCTTACGGGCAGGATCCGGAGTTCTACTCCTTCCACCGTAGCCTGCAGGCTTACCGCGATAGTTTCTCCAGCAAGGAAGATATGCTGGTGCTTGATCCCAAGAGCGAGTTTTTCCGCTATTTGGAGTCGGCAACCGCGAAATAA
- a CDS encoding adenylosuccinate synthase, producing MGKNVVVLGTQWGDEGKGKIVDLLTDQAAAVVRFQGGHNAGHTLVIDGEKTVLHLIPSGILRENVECLIGNGVVVAPDALMREITKLEEKGVPVRERLRISPACTLILPYHVALDQAREAARSEGKIGTTGRGIGPAYEDKVARRGLRIGDLFNPERFAVKLRELLEYQNFILQNFYKVEPVDFQKTLDEALAYADVLKPLMVDVSARLHDLRKQGARVMFEGAQGSLLDIDHGTYPYVTSSSTTAGGTATGSGFGPLYLDYILGITKAYTTRVGSGPFPTELFDDIGARLAERGREFGSTTGRARRCGWFDAVILRRSIEINSISGICLTKLDVLDGLETIRICVGYKDRNGEVLVDAPTDADSYDGLQPVYEDLPGWSESTVGIKSLEELPANALAYIRRIEALIEAPVDIISTGPDRNETIVMRHPYA from the coding sequence ATGGGTAAGAATGTCGTGGTCCTGGGCACCCAGTGGGGTGATGAGGGCAAGGGCAAGATCGTCGATCTGTTGACTGACCAGGCCGCTGCCGTGGTTCGTTTTCAGGGCGGCCACAACGCTGGTCACACGCTGGTTATTGACGGTGAAAAGACCGTACTGCACTTGATTCCTTCCGGAATCCTGCGTGAAAACGTCGAGTGCCTGATCGGCAACGGCGTGGTGGTCGCACCCGATGCGCTGATGCGCGAGATCACCAAGCTGGAAGAGAAGGGCGTGCCGGTCCGCGAGCGTTTGCGGATCAGCCCTGCCTGTACGCTGATCCTGCCGTATCACGTGGCGCTGGACCAGGCGCGCGAAGCGGCACGTTCCGAGGGCAAGATCGGTACTACCGGGCGTGGTATCGGACCGGCCTACGAAGACAAGGTGGCACGACGCGGCCTGCGCATCGGTGACCTGTTCAATCCCGAGCGCTTTGCCGTCAAGCTGCGCGAGTTGCTCGAGTACCAGAACTTCATCCTGCAGAACTTCTACAAGGTCGAGCCGGTTGATTTCCAGAAGACCCTGGACGAGGCGCTGGCTTACGCCGATGTGCTCAAGCCGCTGATGGTCGACGTATCCGCGCGTCTGCATGACCTGCGCAAGCAGGGTGCGCGCGTCATGTTCGAGGGTGCCCAGGGCTCGCTGCTGGATATCGATCACGGTACTTATCCTTACGTGACCAGCTCCAGCACCACGGCTGGTGGCACTGCCACGGGCTCCGGTTTCGGTCCGCTGTATCTGGATTACATCCTCGGCATCACCAAGGCCTATACCACCCGTGTTGGCTCGGGGCCGTTCCCAACCGAGCTGTTCGATGACATCGGTGCCCGTCTGGCCGAGCGTGGTCGCGAATTCGGCTCGACCACCGGTCGCGCGCGTCGTTGCGGCTGGTTCGATGCGGTCATTCTGCGTCGCTCCATCGAAATCAACAGCATCTCGGGCATCTGCCTGACCAAGCTGGATGTGCTCGACGGTCTTGAAACCATTCGGATCTGCGTCGGTTACAAGGATCGCAACGGCGAGGTGTTGGTCGATGCGCCGACCGATGCTGACAGCTACGATGGCCTGCAGCCGGTCTACGAAGATCTGCCAGGCTGGAGCGAGTCGACTGTTGGTATCAAAAGCCTGGAAGAGTTGCCAGCCAACGCCCTGGCCTATATCCGCCGTATCGAAGCGCTGATCGAGGCGCCGGTCGATATCATCTCCACCGGGCCGGACCGCAACGAAACCATCGTGATGCGCCATCCTTACGCTTGA
- a CDS encoding N-acetylmuramoyl-L-alanine amidase, giving the protein MRMRALATGLALMLAAVQVLAASDVQSVRLWRAPDNTRLVFDLSGPVQHKVFTLTAPDRIVIDVDQANLSKPFEPLPLENTPVAGLRAAKFDADTLRIVIDLSAQVAPKSFTLAPNQQYGHRLVVDLFDSEADATAATAASARVPATVTPSTPAKPVSPALPTKLPPLPSSQRDIVIAIDAGHGGEDPGAIGPGKVYEKHVVLQISKELQRQVNAEKGFRAELVRTGDYFIPLRKRTEIARKKGADLFVSIHADAAPRSAAYGASVFALSDRGATSETARWLADSENRSDLIGGAGNLSLGDKDQMLAGVLLDLSMTASLASSLNVGQKVLSNMGRITPLHKSRVEQAGFMVLKSPDIPSILVETGFISNPSEARKLQTKSHQQALARSIHGGIRQFFHENPPPGTYIAWMRDSGKIASAPREHIVRSGESLALLANRYQVSLAALRSANSLKSDVIKVGQKLTIPVTTLAAQP; this is encoded by the coding sequence ATGCGCATGCGCGCGCTGGCAACAGGTTTGGCATTAATGCTTGCGGCAGTCCAGGTGCTGGCCGCCTCCGACGTACAGAGCGTACGGCTGTGGCGGGCACCGGACAACACGCGGCTGGTTTTCGACCTGTCTGGCCCTGTTCAGCACAAAGTATTCACCCTGACGGCACCGGACCGCATCGTCATCGATGTGGATCAGGCCAATTTGTCCAAACCATTCGAGCCGCTGCCTCTGGAAAACACACCGGTGGCAGGCCTGCGTGCGGCGAAGTTTGACGCTGATACGCTCCGGATCGTCATTGACCTGTCCGCTCAGGTTGCCCCCAAGAGCTTTACCCTCGCGCCCAACCAGCAGTACGGCCACCGCCTGGTTGTCGACCTGTTCGACAGCGAGGCCGACGCCACCGCGGCCACTGCCGCCTCGGCGAGGGTGCCTGCCACGGTAACGCCGAGTACACCGGCCAAGCCGGTCTCGCCGGCCCTGCCGACAAAATTGCCGCCACTGCCCAGCAGTCAGCGCGACATCGTCATTGCCATTGACGCCGGCCATGGTGGCGAGGATCCGGGTGCGATCGGGCCGGGGAAGGTTTACGAGAAGCATGTGGTATTGCAGATCTCCAAGGAGTTGCAACGCCAGGTCAATGCTGAAAAGGGCTTCCGTGCCGAGCTGGTGCGCACCGGCGATTACTTTATTCCGCTGCGCAAGCGCACCGAGATTGCCCGCAAGAAAGGCGCTGACCTGTTCGTTTCCATCCATGCCGACGCGGCACCGCGATCTGCCGCCTATGGCGCTTCGGTATTTGCCCTGTCGGATCGCGGTGCCACGTCGGAAACGGCGCGCTGGCTGGCCGATAGCGAAAACCGCTCCGACCTGATCGGTGGGGCAGGCAACTTAAGTCTTGGTGACAAGGACCAGATGCTTGCGGGGGTGCTGCTCGATCTGTCGATGACGGCTTCGTTGGCGTCGAGTCTGAATGTTGGGCAAAAGGTGCTGAGCAACATGGGGCGGATCACGCCGCTGCACAAGAGCCGAGTCGAGCAGGCCGGGTTCATGGTGCTCAAATCACCGGATATCCCGTCGATCCTGGTGGAAACCGGATTTATCTCCAATCCGTCCGAGGCGCGCAAGCTGCAAACAAAGTCACACCAGCAGGCGCTTGCTCGCTCGATCCATGGGGGGATACGGCAGTTCTTTCATGAGAACCCGCCGCCCGGTACCTACATCGCCTGGATGCGTGACTCCGGCAAAATCGCCAGTGCGCCTCGCGAACACATCGTGCGTTCCGGCGAAAGCCTGGCGTTGCTGGCCAATCGTTACCAGGTCAGCCTGGCCGCTTTGCGCAGTGCCAACAGCCTGAAGAGTGACGTGATCAAGGTTGGCCAGAAGCTGACCATTCCCGTGACCACCCTGGCCGCACAGCCATGA
- the hflX gene encoding ribosome rescue GTPase HflX, which produces MFFERPDGGERAILVHLDGQDPAAREDPQEFQELVRSAGADTVGFVSVARHQPSAKFLIGSGKVEELRDLVREGEVELVIFNHTLTPSQERNLERALECRVLDRTGLILDIFAQRARTHEGKLQVELAQLEHMSTRLVRGWTHLERQKGGIGLRGPGETQLETDRRLLRVRIRQIKQRLEKVRGQREQARRGRRRADIQLVSLVGYTNAGKSTLFNALTQSSVYAADQLFATLDPTLRRLELDDLGPVVLADTVGFIRHLPHKLVESFRATLEESSNADLLLHVIDAHEPERDEQIEQVLAVLTEIGAHELPILEVYNKVDLLEGIEPQIQRDADGVPQRVWISAQKGLGLDLLQQAIAELLGNDLFVGRMRLPQSLGRLRAQLFGLGAVQSESHDEEGGSLLDVRVQRVELHRLISREGFDTEQFLQQHTLQ; this is translated from the coding sequence TTGTTCTTCGAACGTCCCGATGGTGGTGAGCGGGCTATCCTGGTGCATTTGGATGGCCAGGATCCGGCGGCGCGTGAAGATCCTCAGGAATTCCAGGAGCTGGTTCGTTCGGCAGGCGCCGATACCGTCGGTTTCGTCAGTGTGGCCCGGCACCAGCCATCGGCCAAGTTTCTGATCGGCAGCGGCAAAGTCGAAGAATTGCGTGACCTCGTCCGTGAGGGCGAGGTCGAGCTGGTCATCTTCAATCACACGCTGACACCCAGCCAGGAGCGCAACCTCGAACGCGCGCTTGAATGTCGTGTGCTCGATCGAACCGGGTTGATCCTAGATATCTTTGCCCAGCGGGCGCGTACTCACGAGGGCAAGTTGCAGGTCGAGCTGGCCCAGCTTGAGCATATGAGTACCAGGCTGGTGCGTGGCTGGACCCACCTTGAGCGGCAGAAGGGCGGCATCGGTCTGCGCGGGCCAGGTGAAACCCAGCTGGAAACCGACCGGCGTCTGTTGCGCGTGCGCATCCGGCAAATCAAGCAGCGCCTGGAAAAGGTCCGTGGTCAGCGCGAGCAGGCGCGCCGCGGGCGTCGGCGTGCCGATATCCAGCTCGTATCCCTGGTGGGTTACACCAACGCGGGCAAGTCGACGCTGTTCAATGCTTTGACTCAATCGTCGGTCTATGCCGCCGATCAGCTGTTCGCGACCCTTGACCCGACCTTGCGCCGACTCGAGCTCGATGATCTGGGTCCGGTGGTGCTGGCCGATACGGTAGGTTTCATCCGACATCTGCCGCACAAGCTGGTGGAATCCTTTCGGGCCACTCTGGAGGAGTCGAGCAACGCCGACCTGCTACTTCATGTGATCGATGCGCACGAGCCCGAGCGGGACGAGCAGATCGAGCAGGTGCTGGCGGTGTTGACGGAAATCGGCGCGCACGAGTTGCCGATACTCGAGGTGTACAACAAGGTGGATCTGCTTGAAGGCATTGAGCCGCAGATCCAGCGAGATGCCGATGGGGTGCCGCAGCGAGTCTGGATTTCTGCGCAGAAGGGGTTGGGGCTTGATCTGTTGCAGCAGGCTATTGCCGAATTGCTTGGCAATGACTTGTTCGTTGGGAGGATGCGGCTTCCGCAGAGCCTAGGGCGGTTGCGGGCGCAGCTGTTCGGGCTGGGCGCTGTGCAGTCGGAGTCTCATGACGAGGAGGGTGGTAGCCTGTTGGATGTCCGCGTACAGCGCGTCGAGTTACATCGCCTGATCAGTCGGGAAGGTTTCGATACTGAGCAGTTCCTGCAGCAACACACTTTGCAATAA